The DNA window AAGTGTGAAGTGGGAGcggataaaatgttttaattaaaaatatatataatctagtACCAACAATAAGAACTGTATCAGAAGCCTTAGGGAATGTATCTGAGCCTCCCTGCTCAAGAATTCATAGACAGAACTGGGAACAATAGACTGTTGGGTTTTCAAGTCAGGTATATCAAGGATAACATATATAACCAAGTGGGCAACCAATGAATACTGAAGCAAAACTTAATTATTCTAGCCACTCATTTTCTGTAAGAGGTAATCAAGCTTAATGTCTTATAAGAGTAAGTAGCAAAATCGTAAAACTAGTTCCAAGACAGCATCTGTAGTTCTAatccaaattaattttaatgaaaactgcATGAAAATGGGGTATGTGATTTGCAATGAAAGGAAACTCTCCTTTCATTGTTCATGAACAAGCAACACAAAAAAGTTCAATAGATATTGCCCTAGATGAGGAATGTATTAAAAGCAAATGGGAAGTTGATTTTCAGATATTGGTGCTATTGTTTATAGAATACTTGTATCAGTAATATGAATGAAATTATGATCActtgaaataataattattacagataaagaacatttaagaattaaattatcaaaaaaaaaaaaaaaataaaagacctaaACACAAACTATATATGTTTGCAAGTTGGGACTATGTAAGTCTTCGAAGCCTGAGGAATAGGCTTTATTTGAGCAAGGATCTGTGCATTATATGTAAACACGTGTCCCCAGGTTCACTGCTAAAATCATTAGCAGAAAGTTATCACTGTGGGTGCATGTTAATTTAGGATATTTGGCTACTTTACAATCCTGTTGTTTCTCTTTCATATCCAGAATGGCTACTTTATGAAGGGTAAGTCTGCTTGATTTCTCACCTCCAGTGGTCTATGGACTTGATCATATTGACTTTATTCTGTAGGAGCAATTCTCCATGGCCAATTCCTCCTGTGTTACTGAGTTCTTCCTGCTGGGTTTCTCCAGTCTTGGGGAATTGCAGCTTGTCCTCTTTGTGgtctttctctgcctctatttGATCATCTTGAGTGGAAACATCACCATCATCTCAGTCATATGCTTGGATCACAGCctccacacacccatgtacttCTTTCTATGTGTTCTTTCTACTTCTGAGATCTTCTACACAATTGCCATCCTGCCCAAGATGCTTATCAATCTGCTCTCGGTGTTCAGGACACTGTCCTTTGTGAGTTGTGCTTCACAGATGTACTTCTTTCTTGGTTTTGCTGTCACCAATTGCCTGCTTCTGGGAGTGATGGGCTATGATCGCTATGCTGCCATCTGTCAGCCTTTGCACTACCCCATTCTCATGAGCTGGAGGGTATGTGGGCAACTAACATCAACTTGCATTGTTAGTGGTTTCCTAATATCTCTACTGGGAACAACTTTGGTCTTTAGCCTCCCTTTCTGTGGCTCCAACAAGGTCAACCATTACTTTTGTGATATTTCACCAGTCATTCATCTTGCCTATGCTGGAAGTTACATTAACGAACTTGTCATCTTTATCTGTGGAGTCTTAGCACTTATTGTGCCCTTGATCttcatctgcatctcttatgGATTTATTGTCTCTACTATCTTTAAGATACCATCAGTTGAAGGCAAGCGAAAAGCATTTTCCACCTGTGCTTCTCATCTCATTGTGGTCATTGTCCACTATGGCTGTGCTTCTTTTGTCTACCTGAGACCCTCAGCCAAACATATTAATACATCAGGCAAAGACAGGCTGGTGACAGTGACCTATACCATCATCACCCCACTGTTGAACCCTGTGGTATACAGCCTCAGAAACAAAGATGTACAGCTGGCCATTCGAAAAATGATTGTGAAGAAGGGGTTTTCTATTAAGACTTTATAATTACAACATTTTTCAaacaatacacacacatttgGGACAAAGGTATCACTAACTGTTTAAGTCATAAAAGTTTCTAATCTATTTATCTATGTAACTGTATAGCCTTGGATGAGTTGCTTGATATTGTGGGGCCTTAACATTCTTTATGTAAAGCAGTCTTAGTAATATGTTTATCTCAAGGTTGTTGCAAAGATTTAGGGAGATAGCAAACTGTCTGTCACTTTAACATaactttccatctcttcttttcccagattGATGGTTCTTAAAACTGTCTTAATAGCCATTATCTCTTATCCTATGTTTGGCTTGTTTGCCAAAAAtctttatgggtttttttttgttaaagattGCATCCAGTTTATAATGAGTTGCTTGGGCCAGAAGGCACTTTGGATCTAGGAGTGTGACTTGATGACAGTAAAATGTTACTGTACTAATAATTAGAAGATTTTAGGTTAATACTGGTTAGGTCATGACTTTCATATAACTACAGTTGTCCTCTGAatctaaaaatacagaaaatagggataatatgattttctttttttaactaagtttttttttttcccctgcatctaatggataagattttttttttttttaaaaagcataagtaATATGTAAAGCTGCATAGCCTCTATTAACATATCAAACAAGGCTTtatacatttctctaatgacCCTTTATTTCCTCGACTCTCAAAAAATGGTGTTTCTCAATGCCTTTTTTGGTCACTCCTTTGAACCACTACTTATGCAATGAAAAGATATGCCATATACATGAACAAGAAATACTAGCCAGCTAATCCTGCCTCAGGCTGAAAAGATGTCTCTGTGGTCTTTTACACTAAATTTATTAAGAAGAGCTCCTAGTTTCAAATTTGCCATCTGAATGTATAAGACAGTGAACACCTTGGGTATTTATCTCATCTTACCTCTCAGCTGTCTGGAAATTCCTGTCATCAATATCTCCAAGGAAACCAGCTTGCCCTGAATGGGTATCACAAAATGTACATTCCTGTTGTTTTCAGCTCTCATTGTCATTTCTGCACAATTAACCTGACATTTGTCTCTTTGTGATTTTTGTACTTTCTGTCTCTTGTGTCACCCAGGAGGGTTAATCTTGGTTAACATGTGTTTGAGATAGCTATGATGATAATATGATCCTTTCCCATCACTCATGTGACCTGAATTTCAGACACATTCAGCTCCTTGTGTGCAGTCCTctccacatgctgctgctgctgttgctaagtcgcttcagtcgtgttcgactctgtgtgaccccgtagacggcagtccaccaggctcccctgtccctgggattctccaggcaggaacactggagtgggttgccatttccttctccgatgcatgaaagtgaaaagtgaaagtgaagacgctcagttgtgtctgactcctagtgactccatggactgcagcctaccaggctcctctgtttatggaattttccaggcaagagtactggagtgggttaccattgccttctgcaTTCTACCCCTAAACTTACCAAAATTATAGCAggagtaatatatatatgtatatataaacacatatactcATAAAGAAGTCCAAC is part of the Odocoileus virginianus isolate 20LAN1187 ecotype Illinois chromosome 5, Ovbor_1.2, whole genome shotgun sequence genome and encodes:
- the LOC110144156 gene encoding olfactory receptor 10R2-like gives rise to the protein MANSSCVTEFFLLGFSSLGELQLVLFVVFLCLYLIILSGNITIISVICLDHSLHTPMYFFLCVLSTSEIFYTIAILPKMLINLLSVFRTLSFVSCASQMYFFLGFAVTNCLLLGVMGYDRYAAICQPLHYPILMSWRVCGQLTSTCIVSGFLISLLGTTLVFSLPFCGSNKVNHYFCDISPVIHLAYAGSYINELVIFICGVLALIVPLIFICISYGFIVSTIFKIPSVEGKRKAFSTCASHLIVVIVHYGCASFVYLRPSAKHINTSGKDRLVTVTYTIITPLLNPVVYSLRNKDVQLAIRKMIVKKGFSIKTL